In a genomic window of Wyeomyia smithii strain HCP4-BCI-WySm-NY-G18 chromosome 1, ASM2978416v1, whole genome shotgun sequence:
- the LOC129727078 gene encoding 40S ribosomal protein S13 → MGRMHAPGKGISQSALPYRRSVPSWLKLNADDVKEQIKKLGKKGMTPSQIGIILRDSHGVAQVRFVNGNKVLRIMKAVGLKPDIPEDLYFLIKKAVSIRKHLERNRKDIDSKFRLILIESRIHRLARYYKIKAVLPPNWKYESSTASALVA, encoded by the exons ATGGGTCGTATGCACGCTCCCGGAAAGGGTATTTCCCAATCGGCGCTTCCGTACCGCCGCTCGGTGCCTTCGTGGCTCAAGCTAAACGCTGACGATGTTAAGGAGCAGATCAAGAAGCTCGGCAAAAAGGGCATGACCCCGTCCCAGATCGGTATCATCCTGCGGGATTCGCACGGTGTTGCCCAGGTCCGGTTCGTCAATGGCAACAAG GTTCTCCGTATCATGAAAGCCGTTGGACTGAAACCTGACATCCCGGAGGATCTGTACTTTTTGATTAAGAAGGCCGTCTCGATCCGTAAGCATTTGGAGCGTAACCGTAAGGACATCGACAGCAAGTTCCGGCTGATTCTGATCGAGTCCCGTATCCACCGGTTGGCCCGCTACTACAAGATTAAGGCCGTACTGCCACCGAACTGGAAGTACGAATCGAGCACCGCATCGGCTCTGG